One genomic window of Paenibacillus xylanilyticus includes the following:
- a CDS encoding MFS transporter, with product MIVLSKKAVDMLKRIIFPGIALISVCYAFGRFSYGLFMPEISQTLQLNDTQSGAINSATYIAYCLSLIIAPLIINRIGHYPVIQMAGLSAILGLLGIALSPNALVLTIAVFLAGLSTGLASPALGNTVYAELQPEQQARGNSWINTGTSFGIIVSGPIYLLFSEYWRWSYIFFAILGVLVLLWNRRVLSPRKTEPCTKSLWACMKPTRPGIALLMASLLTGFSSAIYWTFARSFLTDEKGASDSEAVLFWIVMGVLGILGGCAGRIIDRIGIGRSYHVGILLLAISLGVIILPSMTASLTSAVLFGSTYIFLTSVFIVWATRLFRPNTSIGISLAFLALGAGQFFGSSIAGYTIDAFSNTTAFIAFAVLGLFGLLIRVKVAD from the coding sequence ATGATCGTTCTATCTAAAAAGGCGGTGGATATGTTGAAACGAATTATTTTTCCCGGGATCGCACTTATTTCGGTATGTTATGCGTTCGGGAGATTCAGTTATGGTCTGTTTATGCCGGAAATTTCGCAAACGCTGCAGCTGAATGATACCCAGTCAGGTGCAATCAATTCAGCTACTTACATTGCCTATTGTCTCTCTTTGATCATTGCACCTTTAATTATTAATCGCATCGGTCACTACCCGGTTATTCAAATGGCAGGCTTAAGCGCCATACTTGGTTTACTTGGCATCGCCCTTTCTCCAAATGCCTTGGTCCTAACCATAGCCGTATTTCTCGCGGGACTGAGCACAGGCCTGGCTTCTCCTGCCTTGGGTAACACCGTCTATGCGGAACTTCAGCCTGAGCAGCAGGCCAGAGGCAACAGCTGGATTAACACGGGAACAAGCTTTGGCATTATCGTTTCCGGCCCAATTTATCTATTGTTCAGTGAATACTGGCGCTGGTCCTATATTTTTTTCGCCATTCTTGGCGTTTTAGTTTTGTTGTGGAACAGACGCGTTCTATCGCCACGCAAAACCGAACCTTGCACCAAATCACTCTGGGCATGCATGAAACCCACTAGACCTGGTATAGCTCTGCTTATGGCTTCTCTATTGACAGGCTTCAGTTCTGCGATCTATTGGACGTTCGCGCGAAGCTTTCTGACGGACGAAAAAGGGGCCTCCGATTCGGAAGCCGTATTGTTCTGGATTGTGATGGGGGTTTTGGGGATTCTGGGCGGTTGTGCCGGCCGAATTATCGATCGAATCGGTATCGGGCGTTCCTATCATGTCGGAATCCTGCTGCTCGCCATTTCCCTTGGTGTTATTATTCTGCCATCCATGACTGCCAGTCTGACGTCTGCCGTTTTGTTCGGAAGCACCTACATCTTCCTGACCAGCGTGTTTATCGTGTGGGCAACCAGACTATTTCGTCCAAATACGTCGATCGGGATCAGTCTTGCCTTTCTTGCACTGGGTGCAGGACAGTTCTTCGGCTCTTCCATTGCGGGTTACACGATTGATGCATTCTCCAATACGACAGCATTTATCGCGTTTGCCGTACTGGGACTGTTTGGATTGCTGATTCGGGTCAAAGTAGCAGATTGA
- a CDS encoding EamA family transporter: MILPIFLVLASGMAHAVWSMFTKRSLNKSVFLWSIMMIPTVILLPVLIVELVREPLTMAAYALLVLSMALQALYSWLLSQTYELGDLSQIYPIMRGTSTLLVPLIGVFFLGETLSSFGWIGIACMLGGFLVLSGVGGKDAKQGSRKQGLKPVLMALCVGLCTTSYVFVDNLNLQHISPLSLLEVTNIGFVAGLTPALLASRQLRQEWKVNRSTIMLGALLNPGSYLLFLFALEQAPMARLGPLREVGTVFAAFLGILLLKEQQGKKRILCSIVIFGGILLIGMWG; encoded by the coding sequence ATGATTTTACCGATATTTCTGGTGCTCGCATCCGGAATGGCTCATGCTGTCTGGAGCATGTTCACCAAACGAAGTTTGAATAAAAGTGTGTTTCTGTGGTCCATTATGATGATTCCTACCGTCATCCTGCTGCCTGTACTCATTGTGGAGCTGGTACGTGAACCCTTAACCATGGCGGCTTATGCCCTGTTGGTTTTATCGATGGCTCTGCAGGCGTTGTATTCCTGGCTGTTATCTCAAACCTACGAGCTTGGTGACTTGTCCCAGATTTATCCGATTATGCGGGGAACGAGTACCTTGCTGGTGCCTCTGATCGGTGTCTTTTTCCTGGGAGAAACCCTGTCTTCGTTCGGATGGATCGGGATTGCCTGCATGCTCGGTGGATTTCTGGTACTTAGCGGGGTAGGAGGCAAAGATGCCAAGCAGGGCTCACGAAAACAGGGATTGAAGCCGGTCCTTATGGCTTTATGTGTGGGACTATGCACGACCAGTTATGTATTTGTGGACAATTTAAACCTGCAGCATATCTCGCCCTTGTCACTGCTTGAAGTGACGAACATCGGATTCGTTGCCGGACTGACACCGGCGCTTCTGGCTTCCCGGCAATTACGCCAGGAGTGGAAAGTGAACCGATCCACTATTATGCTTGGGGCACTATTGAACCCAGGTTCGTACCTGTTATTCCTGTTTGCTCTAGAGCAGGCTCCCATGGCGAGATTGGGCCCTTTGCGTGAAGTTGGAACGGTATTTGCGGCGTTCCTCGGCATTTTATTGTTAAAAGAGCAGCAGGGGAAAAAGCGGATACTCTGCTCCATCGTCATTTTTGGTGGAATCCTGCTGATCGGCATGTGGGGATGA
- a CDS encoding TetR/AcrR family transcriptional regulator has translation MSSKKEMLLNVAENLFYQHGFHSIGLKRIITDADIAIMTLYNHFDSKDDLIVEVLLRREQRYLEQLRQYADNKAQPLFLNLAEGHARWLMEHESRGCMFLRAKEEFGGDPEHVIVQAVHAHKKHVMTLIKKLDASITDRDMIRFSLLLEGSTALAETQEVSIVCRELLDMTRNSFKLSHTG, from the coding sequence ATGAGCAGCAAAAAGGAAATGCTGTTGAACGTGGCGGAAAATTTATTCTATCAGCATGGATTTCATTCCATTGGCCTGAAGCGAATTATCACGGATGCAGATATTGCCATCATGACCTTATATAATCACTTTGATTCCAAGGATGACCTCATTGTGGAAGTTCTTCTTCGGAGAGAACAGCGATATCTGGAACAGCTGAGACAATATGCCGATAACAAGGCACAGCCCCTGTTTCTGAATTTAGCTGAAGGGCATGCACGCTGGCTGATGGAGCACGAGTCCCGAGGTTGTATGTTCTTGCGTGCCAAGGAAGAGTTTGGCGGCGATCCGGAACATGTGATTGTTCAAGCTGTGCATGCGCACAAAAAACATGTGATGACCCTGATAAAAAAATTGGATGCGTCCATTACGGACCGGGATATGATCCGATTTTCCCTACTCTTGGAGGGCTCCACCGCGCTCGCTGAGACTCAAGAAGTAAGTATTGTCTGCCGGGAGCTGCTTGACATGACTCGAAACAGTTTCAAGTTGTCCCACACCGGGTGA
- a CDS encoding DeoR/GlpR family DNA-binding transcription regulator, with translation MSLTYEERRQTILAQLATQGKVQVQLLADHFQVSTETIRRDLDRLEKEGELRKVYGGAVRVRSGMIEDPFQKRSLLQMTEKQRIGAAAASLIEDGETVMLDNGTTTLEIMRQLKNRSQITVITNSVPILACALEDFAGKIIFAGGDINPAVQASTGHLAHELLNQFKVNKAFISAGGISLTDGITDYMLEEAQISRKMMERAEESILVADHTKFGRSTFAQIAPLDQISMVITDDGCPAEWVDTLHGMEIEMVHRI, from the coding sequence ATGTCATTAACCTACGAAGAACGAAGACAGACCATTCTGGCTCAATTGGCCACCCAGGGAAAAGTTCAGGTGCAGCTGCTGGCTGACCACTTTCAGGTATCAACGGAGACCATCCGGCGCGATTTGGACCGGCTTGAAAAAGAAGGTGAATTGCGTAAAGTTTATGGCGGTGCAGTACGTGTACGCTCAGGAATGATTGAAGACCCTTTTCAGAAGCGTTCATTACTGCAAATGACCGAAAAACAACGTATCGGCGCTGCTGCAGCATCTCTAATTGAGGATGGGGAAACCGTAATGCTGGACAATGGGACAACGACGCTTGAAATCATGCGCCAGCTGAAAAATCGGTCACAGATCACCGTTATTACCAACTCTGTACCCATTCTTGCCTGTGCGCTGGAGGATTTCGCAGGTAAGATCATTTTTGCCGGAGGCGATATCAATCCAGCGGTACAAGCCTCGACGGGGCATCTAGCTCATGAATTGTTGAATCAATTCAAAGTTAATAAAGCTTTCATCTCTGCCGGTGGTATATCGTTAACGGATGGCATCACAGATTATATGCTGGAGGAAGCCCAGATCTCCCGTAAGATGATGGAACGTGCGGAGGAATCCATTCTTGTAGCGGACCACACCAAATTTGGACGCTCCACCTTTGCCCAGATTGCACCCCTGGATCAGATCTCCATGGTCATCACGGACGATGGATGTCCCGCAGAGTGGGTAGACACGCTGCACGGAATGGAGATTGAAATGGTTCACAGAATTTGA
- a CDS encoding carbohydrate ABC transporter permease, translating to MHRLKWSERIGQSLNAIVLGLLAVAMFFPLYYVFVVSFTDPGEYLQKKIVLFPQRWSAEAYTYLLSTPAFARSLGNSAFLATVGTVCSLAVSSSLAYALSQKRFYFRKVLMFLIVLTILFSPGIIPNYLLVRELGLINNIWALILPALANGWTVLLMKNFFDSLPAEISEAASIDGCSAIRTWYTIVLPLSMPALAAFGLFFAVGYWNQFFAALLYLNDSAKWPIQVLLQNMLLNASNIDLVAPGQQVETPPTEMLKMAAIIVAILPVLMVYPFIQKHFAKGAMVGSVKG from the coding sequence ATGCATCGTTTGAAATGGAGTGAGAGGATTGGTCAGTCTCTGAATGCAATCGTTCTTGGGCTGCTGGCGGTGGCGATGTTTTTTCCGCTGTACTATGTTTTTGTCGTTTCGTTCACCGATCCGGGAGAATATCTGCAAAAGAAAATCGTACTCTTCCCGCAGCGCTGGTCTGCGGAAGCTTATACCTATCTGCTCTCCACGCCTGCCTTCGCACGCTCGCTGGGGAACAGTGCCTTTCTAGCAACTGTAGGCACAGTGTGCAGTCTGGCCGTATCCTCTTCCCTGGCCTATGCCTTGTCCCAGAAGAGGTTTTATTTCCGAAAAGTACTGATGTTCCTGATCGTACTGACCATTTTGTTCAGTCCGGGAATTATTCCGAACTACTTGCTGGTCCGGGAGCTCGGGCTTATCAATAACATCTGGGCATTAATTCTGCCTGCGCTTGCCAATGGCTGGACGGTGCTGCTCATGAAAAATTTCTTCGACAGCCTGCCTGCGGAGATCAGTGAAGCGGCCTCCATCGATGGTTGCAGTGCGATCCGGACCTGGTACACGATTGTACTCCCCTTGTCGATGCCTGCACTTGCGGCATTTGGCTTGTTCTTTGCGGTAGGATACTGGAACCAATTTTTCGCGGCACTTTTGTATTTGAATGATTCTGCGAAGTGGCCGATTCAGGTGCTGCTGCAAAACATGCTGCTGAACGCGTCCAATATTGATCTGGTCGCACCTGGACAGCAGGTAGAGACACCACCGACAGAGATGTTGAAGATGGCCGCCATCATTGTAGCCATTCTGCCGGTGCTGATGGTATATCCGTTTATTCAGAAGCATTTTGCAAAAGGAGCTATGGTTGGCTCAGTGAAAGGATAA
- a CDS encoding sulfatase: protein MSQTKPDIIFLMTDQQRWDCIGTFNEHIHTPNLDRLASEGITFREAVCQSPMCVPSRSSMMMGYYPSQLGVRTNYGGLFEEDKLPSEPLPALMQRAGYQTAGFGKTHWNHGDGVDEPSTRGFEVRSIGLSRQSGHYEQGATMMGDSHPEALEAYHQETKDFGGGEENVNGYTGLTSQIPMNQHRDGWVAEQALQFLDEGIDPERPLFFYLSFLKPHAGFNVPREFEELYKLEDIPDIPQPPWEEEASTHLAASDDLNSNSRAAYLDKKSVWEKRSPEERRRTTLRYWANCSWLDHYFGQALEKLEKRGRLDHALIVFVSDHGEMLGERHYRFTKYNLYDSSVRVPLILAGTYIPPDKRGTMDRRPAELVDLVPTLTRAAGLDANPMLPGVDLLGNLRHRGTFCEFHGKGVTAPHSAPAYMWRTAEWKLILYIEGSVAESASRVHETRGELYHLTADPHEWTNLYEEQQHASIREQLKTELLMHLAVSWAKGPFFYDRGGTKPLES from the coding sequence GTGTCACAGACCAAGCCCGACATTATTTTTCTAATGACGGATCAACAGCGATGGGACTGCATTGGAACATTTAACGAGCATATTCATACGCCGAATCTGGACCGACTTGCTTCCGAAGGGATTACGTTCCGTGAAGCGGTATGCCAATCCCCCATGTGTGTACCAAGCCGTAGTTCGATGATGATGGGATATTATCCATCACAGCTTGGAGTTCGCACGAATTACGGCGGTCTCTTTGAGGAAGACAAACTACCGTCCGAGCCCCTGCCAGCATTAATGCAGCGTGCAGGTTATCAAACTGCCGGATTCGGGAAAACCCATTGGAATCATGGCGATGGCGTGGATGAACCTTCTACGCGCGGGTTCGAAGTGAGGTCCATCGGTCTCTCCCGGCAGAGCGGTCATTACGAGCAAGGGGCTACCATGATGGGGGATTCTCATCCTGAAGCGCTTGAAGCATACCATCAGGAGACGAAGGACTTTGGCGGTGGAGAGGAAAACGTTAACGGCTACACGGGTCTTACGAGCCAGATTCCCATGAATCAGCATCGAGACGGATGGGTAGCCGAGCAGGCACTGCAGTTTTTGGATGAGGGAATAGATCCGGAGAGGCCGTTATTTTTTTATCTGTCCTTCCTGAAGCCGCATGCCGGATTCAATGTACCTCGGGAGTTTGAAGAACTCTACAAGCTGGAAGATATTCCGGACATTCCTCAGCCGCCATGGGAAGAGGAAGCTTCAACACATCTGGCAGCTTCGGATGACCTGAACAGCAATAGTCGTGCTGCGTACCTCGACAAGAAGAGTGTGTGGGAGAAGCGAAGTCCGGAAGAGCGGCGAAGGACCACACTGAGGTATTGGGCGAATTGCTCCTGGCTAGACCATTATTTTGGACAGGCTCTTGAGAAGCTGGAGAAACGGGGAAGGCTGGACCATGCACTGATTGTATTTGTATCGGATCATGGAGAAATGCTTGGGGAGAGGCATTATCGCTTCACCAAATATAATCTGTATGACAGCAGCGTAAGAGTGCCGCTCATCCTGGCGGGTACCTATATTCCGCCTGACAAGCGGGGAACAATGGACCGGAGGCCCGCGGAGCTGGTGGACCTGGTGCCGACGTTAACGCGTGCAGCCGGACTTGACGCCAATCCGATGTTACCCGGGGTGGATTTGCTGGGCAATCTCCGGCACCGCGGAACATTTTGCGAATTTCATGGCAAAGGTGTAACCGCGCCCCATTCAGCGCCAGCCTATATGTGGCGGACAGCAGAGTGGAAACTTATTCTGTACATTGAAGGTTCTGTCGCGGAGTCTGCTTCCCGAGTGCATGAAACCAGAGGCGAATTGTATCATCTGACTGCTGATCCGCATGAATGGACGAATCTGTATGAGGAACAGCAGCATGCCAGCATCAGGGAGCAGTTGAAGACGGAGCTGCTGATGCATCTGGCGGTTAGCTGGGCGAAGGGCCCATTTTTCTACGATCGGGGAGGAACCAAGCCGTTAGAGTCGTGA
- a CDS encoding metallophosphoesterase family protein: protein MRRQLAFQADETFKIVQFTDLHWKDGRPEDLRTRQLMKTVIETEQPNLVVFTGDVIYTGPVDPGKKACEYPEQAFREAVSVVEECGIPWAFVYGNHDTENRITPAGLMDVIQEHHHTVTEPGPGEIAGMGNYTLEIAGADGAPAAVLYFLDSGSYSSFPEIPGYGWVQPNQIQWLMSESTRVNPGRSRGEKLPALAFFHIPIPEYQVMWDTQTCYGSKHEPVCAAQVNSGLFSALLEMGDVMGTFCGHDHVNDFHGELHGIRLCYGRSSGHNTYGREGMLRGGRVIQLQAGQRSFDTWIRLEDGSLVMEQPEHQPEST, encoded by the coding sequence ATGAGACGCCAGCTTGCATTTCAAGCGGATGAAACGTTCAAAATTGTTCAGTTTACGGATCTGCATTGGAAAGATGGTCGGCCTGAAGACTTGCGTACCCGTCAGTTGATGAAAACGGTCATTGAAACAGAGCAGCCGAACCTCGTTGTATTTACGGGTGATGTAATCTACACAGGGCCCGTTGATCCCGGGAAAAAGGCGTGCGAGTATCCAGAACAGGCTTTCCGTGAAGCCGTATCTGTTGTGGAGGAATGTGGGATTCCGTGGGCATTTGTGTACGGTAATCATGATACCGAAAATCGGATTACACCGGCTGGTCTGATGGATGTCATTCAGGAGCATCACCATACGGTAACAGAGCCGGGCCCGGGAGAAATTGCAGGGATGGGCAATTACACACTTGAGATTGCAGGAGCGGATGGCGCTCCGGCAGCCGTGTTGTATTTTCTTGATTCGGGAAGCTATTCGTCGTTCCCGGAGATCCCCGGTTATGGCTGGGTTCAGCCCAATCAGATCCAGTGGCTGATGTCTGAATCCACACGCGTGAATCCCGGCCGCAGCCGTGGGGAGAAGCTTCCAGCCTTGGCGTTTTTCCATATCCCGATTCCGGAATATCAAGTGATGTGGGACACTCAGACATGTTACGGCAGCAAGCACGAACCGGTCTGTGCTGCACAAGTCAACTCCGGTCTGTTCTCGGCGCTGCTGGAGATGGGCGATGTGATGGGTACGTTCTGCGGACATGATCACGTGAATGATTTTCACGGCGAACTTCACGGCATTCGTCTCTGTTACGGGCGCTCAAGCGGGCACAATACCTATGGAAGAGAAGGTATGCTGCGCGGAGGAAGGGTCATTCAGCTGCAGGCAGGTCAGCGCAGCTTCGATACCTGGATTCGTCTCGAAGACGGATCACTCGTCATGGAACAGCCGGAACATCAACCTGAGAGCACTTAA
- a CDS encoding AraC family transcriptional regulator, with translation MLFKRTRVPMPKGRYFRRSLMMILLIACIPGVITGVLLYGWITVKMEHILQQTHLRQFEQRTAWVGEQLDALELTFSQWAFDPVFDNRLKDLDFVYKYKQVHELYRLLLMIKNSNTLIGKVQLYLEEPRAVKMDSERYDFMSDPKEIEMYHSLTEQPRATYWSRSMDGASMMMVNRLPSGSDDALGALTITLDNKQLGSMLQTLSPYEGGTTFLLNEQGVPLLPQDQNLGELQQAVREHVLKLEEKPSSFLMEYEGMTYSIQSGTFRRLGTDWTYVSAAPLNEIVAPIVSVPRIVLLINGSGLLLALLLSWIGSLQLYKPFTRLLRIFTANGVDGEAAVPARTSWPNGAAASSSAVQLDEIKHIEQHWIGVNRERESLQRRLEEHLPLARESLLIQLTLGHLLLPSDHEWRERLSQVGWNLHEEQFMIMLAHIRPGPVTLQEGGYLNRSESPEWISLAAAEILGTQLEDFPYPTEILNYHDMSIALLIAISPDDQPGAPASREQLIAIGQRWLEIVQSELDVRMTISISKITSDASHIPQLVRESRAVLRQRQFSSGAGIIDMIEKAEQDRKEQGTYPLELEQDIISALRNGDQGTAMERFRLFIGSYAHVEAAENQARQAVFQLLARIQHTLLQLGEDPVQLFGLAVYEEVLQLRDLDELFSWFKERIVHVCVEEFTGKEEKQIQMAVHQIKEHAEQQYAEALSLDELADIHGIHSYTLSRAFKQAFGQNFVDYLTEVRLGRAKVLLESTDVKINEIAEQVGYQPSYFNRLFKKSEGTTPSRYREDVRKQSEHTRGNCSV, from the coding sequence ATGTTGTTCAAGCGTACACGAGTTCCTATGCCCAAAGGGCGTTATTTCAGGCGCAGTCTGATGATGATTCTGCTGATCGCCTGCATTCCGGGGGTTATTACGGGAGTGCTCCTTTATGGATGGATTACGGTCAAAATGGAGCATATTTTGCAGCAAACGCATTTGCGGCAATTTGAACAACGCACCGCTTGGGTCGGCGAACAATTGGATGCGCTTGAACTGACTTTCTCACAATGGGCCTTCGATCCAGTGTTCGATAACCGTCTGAAGGATCTCGATTTTGTCTACAAGTACAAGCAGGTTCATGAGCTCTATCGATTGCTGCTGATGATTAAGAATTCCAATACGCTGATTGGCAAGGTTCAACTGTATCTGGAAGAACCCAGAGCCGTGAAGATGGATTCGGAGCGGTATGATTTTATGAGCGACCCTAAGGAAATTGAGATGTACCACAGCCTGACTGAACAGCCGCGGGCCACCTATTGGTCCCGTTCCATGGATGGCGCCTCCATGATGATGGTGAACCGGCTTCCGAGTGGAAGTGATGATGCTTTGGGTGCGTTAACCATTACTTTGGATAACAAACAGCTTGGCAGCATGCTGCAGACCTTGTCTCCGTATGAGGGCGGGACGACCTTTTTGCTGAATGAACAGGGAGTACCTTTGCTTCCTCAGGATCAAAATCTGGGTGAATTACAGCAAGCTGTCCGTGAACATGTGCTCAAGCTTGAAGAGAAGCCCAGCTCCTTCCTGATGGAATACGAGGGTATGACCTATTCGATTCAGTCCGGCACTTTTCGCAGATTGGGTACGGATTGGACTTACGTATCTGCGGCTCCGTTGAATGAAATTGTAGCTCCGATTGTGTCCGTACCCCGAATCGTTCTGCTCATTAACGGAAGTGGATTGTTACTCGCTCTGCTCCTGTCATGGATTGGTTCGCTACAGCTCTACAAGCCATTCACGAGATTGCTGCGAATATTTACTGCAAACGGTGTGGACGGAGAGGCTGCTGTTCCTGCTCGGACTTCATGGCCAAATGGAGCAGCAGCATCCAGCTCGGCCGTGCAGCTGGATGAAATCAAGCATATCGAACAGCACTGGATTGGCGTGAATCGTGAACGTGAATCCCTCCAGCGGCGGCTGGAGGAACATCTGCCACTCGCGAGGGAGAGTCTGCTGATCCAGCTGACGCTAGGTCATTTGCTGTTACCCAGTGACCATGAATGGCGGGAACGTCTGTCCCAAGTGGGATGGAATCTCCACGAGGAGCAGTTCATGATTATGCTGGCTCATATACGTCCGGGTCCTGTTACCCTTCAAGAGGGCGGCTACCTCAATCGGAGTGAATCACCAGAATGGATCAGCTTGGCGGCAGCCGAGATTTTGGGAACACAGCTCGAAGATTTCCCTTACCCCACAGAAATACTCAACTATCACGACATGTCGATCGCTCTGCTGATCGCCATCTCGCCAGATGACCAACCGGGGGCACCTGCATCCCGGGAACAACTCATTGCAATAGGGCAGCGATGGCTGGAGATCGTGCAGTCCGAATTGGATGTACGTATGACGATCTCGATTAGCAAGATCACATCCGATGCTTCTCATATACCGCAGCTGGTCAGAGAGTCGAGAGCGGTTTTGAGGCAAAGGCAGTTTTCTTCAGGTGCAGGCATCATCGATATGATTGAAAAAGCAGAACAGGATCGGAAGGAACAGGGAACGTATCCGCTTGAATTGGAACAGGACATCATCTCGGCCTTACGTAACGGCGATCAGGGAACAGCCATGGAGCGCTTCCGATTGTTCATTGGCAGCTACGCCCATGTAGAAGCGGCAGAGAATCAGGCCAGACAGGCCGTTTTTCAACTGCTCGCCCGGATCCAGCACACCCTGCTGCAGTTAGGCGAAGATCCGGTACAACTATTCGGTTTGGCGGTGTATGAAGAGGTGCTGCAGCTGCGTGACCTGGATGAGTTATTCTCATGGTTCAAGGAACGAATCGTGCATGTATGTGTGGAGGAATTCACTGGCAAGGAGGAGAAGCAGATACAGATGGCTGTGCATCAGATCAAGGAGCATGCCGAACAACAATATGCAGAAGCGTTATCGCTGGATGAACTCGCGGACATTCACGGAATTCACTCCTACACGTTAAGCCGGGCATTCAAGCAGGCATTCGGACAGAACTTTGTGGACTATCTGACAGAGGTGAGACTAGGTCGGGCAAAGGTACTGCTCGAATCCACAGACGTCAAAATCAATGAAATCGCAGAGCAGGTTGGTTATCAGCCCAGTTATTTTAACCGATTGTTCAAGAAAAGCGAGGGAACGACACCCAGTCGATACCGGGAGGACGTTCGTAAGCAGAGTGAGCATACTCGGGGCAACTGCTCTGTCTAA
- a CDS encoding nucleotidyltransferase family protein, which yields MLLEERFIQSIKAHEKLMHDLRQVRSLGLPECYIGAGYIRNYIWDLLHGYTQRELHSDIDVVYFDPKDLNEDRDVQLELQLREATGNPKWSVKNQARMHLRNGTVPYQSTEDALRYWPEIVTAIGVQLDEQDQIRFCAPYGLDDLYALTVRRSPLYENILEYNRRVEKKRWQEQWLKLTIVKG from the coding sequence GTGCTGCTTGAGGAGAGATTCATCCAGTCCATTAAGGCACATGAGAAATTAATGCATGATTTGCGGCAGGTTCGGAGCCTGGGGCTGCCTGAGTGTTACATCGGTGCGGGGTATATTCGTAATTATATCTGGGATCTTCTCCATGGCTATACTCAGCGCGAACTGCACAGCGATATTGATGTAGTATACTTCGATCCCAAAGATCTGAATGAAGACCGTGATGTCCAACTGGAGCTGCAGCTGCGGGAGGCGACGGGCAATCCCAAGTGGTCCGTGAAAAACCAGGCGAGAATGCATCTGCGCAATGGCACCGTGCCTTATCAGTCTACAGAAGATGCCCTGCGATACTGGCCCGAGATCGTAACCGCTATAGGCGTTCAGCTGGATGAACAGGACCAGATCAGGTTCTGTGCCCCGTATGGATTGGATGACCTGTATGCCTTAACTGTTCGCCGCAGTCCGTTATACGAGAATATCTTGGAGTACAACCGGCGTGTAGAGAAGAAGCGCTGGCAGGAGCAATGGCTGAAGCTCACAATTGTGAAGGGATGA